Proteins encoded within one genomic window of Bacteroidota bacterium:
- a CDS encoding radical SAM protein, with protein MKNIILIEPSAPGFHIYSRYHLPRLGLPIFGAMLTNSGYNVTIFYQDIAPLDWETILTSDLIGISTITSTAPEAYRIISKIKTFNPTIPVVIGGPHVTFLADEALRKGADFVVRREGESSFIELIKWLENSSTDIKEIKGISYKIGNIIFHNPDTTAIHNLDSLPFPDFKVMRNYQNISNIILQTSRGCPFDCKFCSVIKMFGQDCRFHSVEYVIEEIKYLKNILGNKPVFFYDDNFLINKDRTKLLLENIIRNNLDIKWSGQVRIETGYDKELLELIRKSGGNILYIGFETVSKETMQAYHKRQNIERYPEAIKNIHKQQIRIHGMFVIGADTDTISTARQTAEFSLKNKLDTVQFMILTPLPGTDTFNELKEEKRIISYDWSLYDAHHVVFQPKLMSAFQLQVSSMLEATPKFYSKLQSFKRGIASLLSISILLPSWKTKFENFILTAYARRLIKKWTKANHEWLNILKIRDKITNGQ; from the coding sequence ATGAAAAACATAATTTTAATTGAACCCTCGGCACCGGGATTTCACATATACTCACGCTACCATTTACCACGTCTCGGTTTGCCGATTTTTGGAGCAATGCTAACTAACAGCGGTTACAACGTTACTATTTTTTATCAAGATATAGCGCCCCTCGATTGGGAAACAATTTTGACCTCCGATTTAATTGGCATTTCAACAATCACAAGCACCGCTCCCGAAGCGTACCGCATTATTTCAAAAATTAAAACTTTCAATCCTACCATCCCTGTCGTAATCGGCGGTCCTCATGTAACATTTCTCGCCGATGAAGCATTGAGAAAAGGCGCCGACTTCGTTGTCCGGAGGGAAGGTGAGAGTTCTTTCATCGAACTGATAAAATGGTTGGAAAACAGCAGCACCGATATAAAAGAAATCAAAGGAATTTCATACAAAATCGGGAACATAATTTTTCACAATCCTGATACCACTGCCATTCATAATCTCGATTCTCTTCCCTTCCCTGATTTTAAAGTAATGCGTAACTACCAAAATATATCCAACATAATTTTGCAAACCTCACGCGGCTGCCCTTTCGATTGTAAGTTTTGTTCGGTAATTAAAATGTTCGGGCAGGATTGCAGATTTCATTCTGTAGAGTATGTAATTGAAGAAATAAAATATTTAAAAAATATTTTGGGAAATAAACCGGTTTTCTTTTACGATGATAATTTTTTGATAAATAAAGATAGAACAAAACTACTTTTAGAAAATATCATCAGGAATAATCTTGATATAAAATGGAGTGGGCAGGTTAGAATAGAAACGGGATACGACAAGGAACTTTTAGAATTGATACGAAAAAGCGGCGGCAATATTTTATATATTGGCTTTGAAACGGTTAGCAAAGAAACTATGCAAGCATACCACAAGCGCCAAAATATAGAACGATACCCAGAAGCAATCAAAAATATACACAAGCAGCAAATCCGCATTCACGGTATGTTTGTTATTGGTGCAGATACGGATACGATTTCGACAGCCAGACAAACAGCGGAGTTTTCGCTAAAAAATAAATTAGATACTGTGCAGTTTATGATACTAACTCCCCTTCCCGGAACAGACACGTTCAACGAATTGAAAGAAGAAAAACGGATTATTAGTTACGATTGGAGTCTCTACGATGCACACCATGTTGTTTTTCAGCCGAAGTTGATGTCGGCGTTTCAGCTTCAAGTTTCTTCGATGTTGGAAGCAACTCCGAAATTTTATTCTAAACTCCAATCGTTCAAGCGTGGGATTGCAAGTTTACTCTCTATCTCTATATTACTCCCATCGTGGAAAACAAAATTTGAAAACTTTATACTTACCGCTTATGCTCGCCGCCTTATTAAAAAGTGGACAAAAGCAAACCACGAGTGGTTGAATATTTTAAAAATAAGAGATAAGATAACTAATGGGCAATAG
- a CDS encoding ATP-dependent 6-phosphofructokinase, producing the protein MKIGILTGGGDVPGLNPAIKAAVNRAIDAGNEVIGIRKGWGGLLNFNPDIPKSFEDNFMLLTKTTTRTIDRSGGTVLHTSRTNPAKVRPKEIPAFLSDKYKSKEQGMNIDCTPHIQNVLQHLKIDALIAIGGDDTLSYAVHLHKTGFPVVAIPKTMDNDVFGTDYCIGFSTAITRSVDFIDALRTPAGSHERIAVIELFGRYSGETSLISAYLAGVDRAIISEVDFDIEKLCKFLDADKRANPSSYALMTISEGAKLVGGDMIITGEPDAYGHKKLGGIGYIVSQEIQKRTGHLTIYQQLAYLMRSGEPDALDRMVATSYGYLAADLINAKHFGKMVALQDGKYTTVSIDITSQGQKRVDVRELYDAENYKPRIKHFLNKPMFLY; encoded by the coding sequence ATGAAAATAGGTATTTTAACAGGTGGCGGCGATGTTCCGGGCTTAAACCCTGCCATAAAAGCTGCAGTCAATCGTGCCATTGATGCAGGCAATGAAGTAATCGGCATTCGCAAGGGTTGGGGCGGTTTACTTAATTTTAATCCGGATATACCAAAATCCTTCGAAGATAATTTTATGCTGCTAACAAAAACAACGACTCGCACAATCGATCGAAGCGGCGGTACAGTTTTACATACTTCAAGAACAAATCCCGCAAAAGTTCGTCCCAAAGAAATACCGGCATTCCTGAGTGACAAGTATAAAAGTAAGGAGCAGGGTATGAATATCGATTGTACTCCGCATATTCAAAATGTTCTCCAACATTTAAAGATAGATGCGTTAATAGCTATTGGCGGCGACGATACATTGAGCTATGCTGTTCATTTACATAAAACCGGTTTTCCTGTAGTTGCAATTCCAAAAACGATGGATAACGATGTTTTCGGTACCGATTATTGTATCGGCTTTTCAACTGCAATAACACGCAGTGTAGATTTTATAGATGCTTTAAGAACACCCGCCGGTTCGCACGAACGGATTGCAGTAATAGAACTTTTTGGAAGATACTCCGGCGAAACCTCTTTGATATCTGCTTATCTCGCCGGTGTAGATAGAGCGATAATTTCCGAAGTTGACTTTGATATAGAAAAATTGTGTAAGTTTTTAGATGCAGATAAACGCGCCAATCCAAGCAGCTATGCTTTGATGACAATTTCGGAAGGAGCAAAATTGGTTGGAGGCGATATGATAATTACCGGCGAACCGGATGCTTACGGACATAAAAAATTAGGCGGTATTGGCTACATTGTTTCGCAAGAAATTCAAAAACGAACCGGACACCTCACAATTTACCAACAGCTTGCCTACTTGATGCGCAGCGGTGAACCCGATGCTCTCGACCGCATGGTGGCTACAAGCTACGGTTATTTAGCTGCCGATTTGATAAACGCAAAGCATTTCGGAAAAATGGTGGCTCTGCAAGATGGAAAGTACACTACTGTTTCGATAGATATTACATCGCAAGGACAAAAACGTGTTGACGTGCGTGAACTTTATGATGCCGAGAACTACAAACCGCGCATCAAACATTTTTTGAACAAGCCGATGTTTTTATATTAA
- a CDS encoding peptidase M49, which produces MLIKSLVSLSLIVFTFIGCTKKETGMERIYKLERIGPAQVVQLYADGFDQLTPKEKIFSYYLHLAGLAGRDIAIDQHHPNAIEVRNLIEQIYFYQSGIDTNTIKKITNYLKLFWINNGFYDNITSKKFVPEVTFEDFKQACEKAQQNGAKLSNENETLEQKLNRLKEIIFNPNYEPQMTNKTPGEDWIKGSGVNYYGRNISYIEIEKWAKTRNEKNPLNSKVVKENGKLVENIWRAGTDGIEPGLYAEPLSEVIKYLEMAIPYAANDHQAETVRLLVKYLKTGDLNDFRNYNISWVEDSSSVDFILGFIEVYLDPRGQKAEWESAIFFTNPEQTKLMQNLAKHAQHFEDAAPWADVYKKKIDKSPIANVINVIGSTGGTGPVSPIGINLPNEQAIREEYGSKSVLLHNIVEAYDKSTGLEMIKEFAADETEIEMQEKYGSKSDNLHTAMHEVIGHGSGKVSDKLQGKDPSDFLPGYYNTLEETRADLIALWNAFDSKIVDIGFAKDEDEVRKIGETMYQQTIRVALTQLRRIGKSDQLEQDHMKNRQVIAHYIMENSNAVTIEKRNGKTYYRIADYDEMKKAVGKLLAEVMRIKAEGDFDAAKQLIDKYGFKVNTELRDEVQRRAELLDLPLYTGFVMPKLEPVLDPEAKIIDVQISYPLDLTTQMLEYSAFTKVPR; this is translated from the coding sequence ATGTTGATTAAATCACTCGTATCGCTATCGTTAATCGTATTTACATTTATTGGTTGCACAAAAAAGGAAACTGGAATGGAAAGAATTTATAAATTAGAACGCATCGGTCCTGCACAGGTTGTACAGTTGTATGCTGATGGCTTCGATCAATTAACACCGAAGGAAAAAATCTTTTCTTACTACCTACACTTAGCCGGATTGGCAGGCAGGGATATTGCAATCGACCAGCATCATCCGAACGCGATTGAAGTCCGCAACCTTATCGAGCAAATTTATTTCTATCAAAGCGGCATCGACACAAATACCATTAAAAAAATAACCAACTATTTAAAACTATTCTGGATCAACAACGGTTTTTACGATAATATAACATCTAAGAAATTTGTACCTGAAGTTACATTTGAAGATTTTAAACAAGCCTGTGAGAAGGCACAGCAGAACGGTGCAAAGCTATCAAACGAAAATGAAACACTTGAACAAAAACTTAATCGCTTAAAAGAAATTATATTCAATCCAAACTATGAACCGCAAATGACGAATAAAACTCCCGGTGAAGATTGGATAAAAGGAAGCGGTGTAAATTATTACGGTAGAAATATTTCCTATATTGAAATCGAGAAATGGGCAAAAACAAGAAACGAAAAAAACCCGCTCAATTCAAAAGTTGTGAAAGAAAATGGAAAGTTAGTAGAAAATATCTGGCGTGCTGGTACTGATGGAATTGAACCTGGTTTATATGCCGAACCTCTCTCTGAAGTTATCAAATATCTCGAAATGGCAATCCCCTACGCAGCAAACGATCATCAAGCCGAAACAGTTAGGTTGTTAGTTAAATATCTTAAGACGGGTGATTTAAACGATTTCAGAAATTACAATATCAGTTGGGTGGAAGATTCCTCAAGCGTTGATTTTATACTTGGATTCATCGAAGTTTACCTTGACCCACGCGGACAAAAAGCAGAATGGGAATCCGCAATCTTCTTCACTAATCCTGAACAAACAAAGTTAATGCAAAATTTAGCAAAACATGCTCAGCACTTTGAAGATGCAGCGCCGTGGGCTGATGTGTATAAAAAGAAAATTGATAAATCGCCGATAGCTAATGTAATTAATGTGATTGGTTCAACCGGTGGAACTGGACCGGTAAGTCCAATCGGTATTAATCTTCCGAACGAACAAGCGATTCGTGAAGAGTACGGAAGCAAAAGTGTTCTTCTGCACAACATCGTTGAAGCCTATGATAAATCGACAGGGTTAGAGATGATAAAAGAATTTGCAGCTGATGAAACAGAAATCGAAATGCAAGAAAAGTATGGGTCGAAATCTGATAACCTACATACTGCAATGCACGAAGTTATCGGTCATGGTTCAGGTAAAGTTAGCGATAAGCTGCAAGGCAAAGACCCTTCCGATTTTTTACCCGGCTATTACAACACGCTTGAAGAAACCCGCGCCGATTTGATTGCACTTTGGAATGCATTCGATTCTAAAATAGTGGATATAGGTTTTGCAAAAGATGAAGATGAAGTCCGAAAAATCGGTGAAACAATGTATCAGCAAACAATACGCGTGGCTTTAACACAACTTCGCAGGATTGGAAAAAGCGACCAGTTAGAACAAGACCACATGAAAAACCGGCAAGTGATTGCCCATTACATTATGGAAAATTCGAATGCAGTAACGATTGAAAAACGTAACGGAAAAACTTATTATCGAATTGCTGATTATGATGAAATGAAAAAAGCGGTTGGCAAACTATTAGCTGAAGTAATGCGCATAAAAGCCGAAGGCGATTTCGATGCAGCGAAACAGTTGATTGATAAATACGGTTTCAAAGTAAATACCGAATTGAGAGATGAAGTTCAGAGGCGTGCAGAGTTACTCGACCTTCCACTTTACACAGGATTTGTTATGCCAAAACTTGAACCGGTTCTCGACCCCGAAGCAAAAATTATTGATGTACAGATAAGCTATCCGCTCGACCTCACCACTCAGATGCTGGAGTATTCTGCCTTTACAAAGGTGCCGCGTTGA